From Pelosinus fermentans DSM 17108, the proteins below share one genomic window:
- a CDS encoding FecCD family ABC transporter permease, whose translation MTQLKQRLSIEYDAAIQKNHVFLFLLTGLGILALLSMLLAVGLGTVKIPPDIAYKIIAYKLFHLNIDNVMSQVSPAHMDIIWQIRLPRVILSAVVGAGLAMCGTVMQASVQNPLAEPYILGISAGASLGATFSILIGSASGLFFGLGTAFWAFIGALGASFFVLVLSGIGGRMSTVKMVLSGSIASALFIALSNLLIYISNDAEGIRSVTFWNMGSLAAAKWDNLMLPVVGITLCCLFFLFQSRTLNTLLLGEEAAITLGINLTKVRRLYMMITALITGLIVSVCGIFGFVGLVIPHVVRGLVGSDHKRLMPGTILIGAIFLTWADVLARIILKSGELPIGIITALVGAPFFMYILFKQSFDFGNK comes from the coding sequence ATGACACAATTAAAACAGCGACTATCCATTGAATACGATGCTGCCATCCAAAAGAATCATGTTTTTTTATTTTTGCTGACAGGACTCGGTATACTTGCCTTACTCTCCATGTTACTGGCAGTTGGTTTGGGCACAGTAAAAATTCCACCTGACATTGCCTATAAGATTATTGCTTACAAACTGTTTCATTTAAATATCGATAATGTAATGAGCCAGGTGTCCCCTGCTCATATGGATATCATATGGCAAATCCGTTTGCCTCGTGTTATTCTGTCTGCTGTTGTAGGCGCAGGTCTTGCTATGTGCGGCACTGTCATGCAGGCTTCTGTGCAAAATCCTTTAGCAGAGCCTTATATTCTTGGTATCTCCGCCGGTGCTTCTCTCGGTGCTACTTTCTCCATCCTTATCGGCAGCGCCTCGGGATTATTCTTCGGTCTTGGTACTGCCTTTTGGGCATTTATCGGGGCATTGGGAGCATCCTTCTTTGTTCTGGTCTTATCAGGTATCGGGGGCAGAATGTCAACAGTGAAAATGGTTCTATCCGGTTCCATTGCCAGTGCTTTATTCATAGCCCTCTCAAATTTACTTATATATATATCCAATGATGCTGAAGGCATTCGCAGCGTCACCTTCTGGAATATGGGATCATTAGCCGCAGCTAAATGGGATAATCTAATGTTACCCGTGGTTGGAATTACCCTGTGTTGTCTATTCTTTCTATTTCAATCCCGCACCCTCAATACCTTACTCTTAGGAGAGGAAGCTGCTATCACCTTAGGCATCAATCTGACGAAAGTACGCCGCCTCTATATGATGATTACAGCTCTCATTACAGGACTGATCGTTTCTGTCTGCGGCATTTTTGGTTTTGTGGGACTGGTAATTCCCCACGTGGTGCGTGGTCTAGTCGGATCAGACCACAAACGTTTAATGCCAGGTACTATCCTAATCGGAGCTATTTTCTTAACATGGGCCGATGTATTGGCACGCATCATTTTAAAAAGTGGTGAATTGCCCATCGGTATCATCACGGCCTTGGTGGGAGCCCCCTTTTTCATGTATATTCTGTTTAAGCAGTCCTTTGATTTTGGAAATAAGTAA
- a CDS encoding ABC transporter ATP-binding protein, whose translation MDLELKNINVKLGDKNIIQDISLAVAKGEFVGIIGPNGSGKSTLLRTIYRIIQPNSGIILLDGQNLKDVKLSESAKKMGVVGQFNSINFDFTVLDMVMMGRTPHKSLLGSDTPADYAIAMDSIQKVGMEKHANRSFSTLSGGEKQRIILARALTQQPQLLILDEPTNHLDIKYQLQILSIVKSLGIGVLAALHDLSLAAMYCHRLYVLKEGNVITSGVPNEILTPELVRDVYEIECDIQENPATGYLSITYYPTSRHA comes from the coding sequence ATGGATCTGGAATTAAAAAATATTAATGTAAAGCTTGGCGACAAAAACATTATTCAAGATATTTCCTTGGCGGTTGCCAAAGGAGAATTTGTAGGCATCATTGGCCCCAATGGCAGTGGAAAGTCCACACTATTGCGCACCATCTATCGAATCATTCAACCCAACAGCGGCATAATTTTGCTGGACGGACAGAATCTAAAGGATGTTAAATTATCCGAATCCGCTAAAAAAATGGGCGTCGTAGGACAATTCAACAGCATTAACTTTGATTTTACAGTGCTGGACATGGTTATGATGGGGCGTACACCTCATAAAAGCTTATTAGGTTCAGATACCCCTGCCGATTATGCAATTGCTATGGATTCCATCCAAAAAGTAGGTATGGAGAAACACGCTAATCGTAGTTTTTCCACCTTATCCGGGGGTGAGAAGCAGCGAATTATATTAGCGCGCGCTTTGACCCAGCAGCCTCAGTTATTAATTTTAGATGAACCGACAAATCATTTGGACATTAAATATCAGCTCCAGATTCTTTCGATTGTGAAGTCACTTGGTATTGGTGTACTTGCGGCATTGCATGACTTAAGTCTGGCAGCCATGTACTGCCATAGATTATATGTATTAAAAGAAGGCAATGTAATCACAAGTGGCGTACCGAATGAAATTCTAACTCCCGAACTGGTCCGAGATGTATATGAAATTGAATGCGACATTCAGGAAAACCCAGCTACAGGCTATCTTTCCATTACCTATTACCCCACTAGTCGCCATGCTTAA
- a CDS encoding ABC transporter substrate-binding protein, translated as MKKTTLNLIPLILCFIIILSLAGCGQSNPAAPKAASTPSQNNDAKYPVTISNYDSNENPISYTYKKTPERVAIIHPGATELLLELGLEDRILSTIAPYGAPLDRIAEKYAKLTIMKAKYLPSQEELLEMQPDMIIGWAHNFRSSELGDVKSWQERGVGTFVMQSTLTKSQPTVDTVVYAFVADMGAIFGIQEKTTSYIQNLKDRIAKVQAATKDIPQKKTVIVLQDHFNGTFSVYDSHYLISNMIDLAGGKNLCQDITSFVGAEKVLAFDPDFIIYVSHDKNEDAKDLTDEEALKALHEVSTLQSMRAIQKGNIINLPFFTVNNGGIRTVDAIEKISHGLYPEQYQ; from the coding sequence ATGAAAAAAACGACACTAAACCTAATTCCCCTTATCCTATGCTTTATAATCATCCTTTCACTAGCAGGCTGTGGCCAATCCAATCCTGCTGCACCAAAAGCTGCCTCAACCCCTTCCCAAAACAATGATGCAAAGTATCCCGTTACCATTTCTAATTACGACAGTAATGAAAACCCAATTTCCTATACCTATAAAAAAACTCCTGAAAGAGTAGCCATTATTCACCCAGGCGCAACGGAACTGCTGTTAGAATTGGGCCTTGAAGACCGTATTTTATCCACCATCGCCCCCTATGGTGCTCCTTTAGACCGGATAGCCGAGAAATATGCCAAGCTTACCATCATGAAGGCCAAATATCTTCCTTCCCAAGAAGAATTACTGGAAATGCAGCCCGATATGATCATTGGCTGGGCTCATAATTTCCGTTCCAGCGAACTGGGAGATGTAAAGTCCTGGCAGGAACGTGGCGTTGGAACTTTTGTTATGCAAAGTACACTAACGAAAAGCCAACCGACTGTCGATACTGTCGTCTATGCCTTTGTTGCTGATATGGGTGCCATTTTCGGTATTCAGGAAAAAACAACCTCTTACATCCAAAATCTCAAGGATCGGATTGCCAAAGTCCAAGCAGCGACGAAAGACATTCCGCAGAAAAAAACGGTGATTGTACTGCAAGATCATTTCAATGGTACCTTTTCGGTCTATGACAGCCACTATTTAATTAGCAATATGATCGATCTTGCCGGCGGCAAGAACCTTTGCCAGGACATCACCTCCTTTGTCGGTGCCGAAAAAGTGCTGGCCTTTGATCCGGATTTCATTATCTATGTATCTCATGATAAAAATGAAGATGCAAAGGATCTTACTGATGAAGAAGCATTAAAAGCGTTGCATGAAGTCTCAACATTACAAAGCATGAGAGCGATTCAGAAAGGCAACATCATTAACCTTCCTTTCTTCACTGTGAATAACGGCGGAATCCGTACAGTTGACGCAATCGAGAAAATTTCTCATGGACTCTATCCTGAACAATACCAATAA
- a CDS encoding TetR/AcrR family transcriptional regulator has protein sequence MIRVTKDPEIRQAELMDAAQELFILLGYQQTTVSTIVKKVGVAQGTFYYYFASKEAILEAIFARHVTTMLLEVQTFYSDQNTVLEKLQLFFNLFYKLCYCDEPGLIGKILYKEKQGLLINRLWRQMLLTTQPIFKGILEQGNKEGLTNVIHMDETFSFFAGIMAALLEASSPLEFGHEVDPVIVANKLEIAGKLIENLLGAPAGSIHLKPLTS, from the coding sequence ATGATTAGAGTTACGAAAGATCCTGAAATACGCCAGGCTGAGCTGATGGATGCAGCGCAAGAACTGTTTATTTTACTGGGATATCAGCAAACTACAGTAAGTACGATTGTGAAAAAGGTGGGCGTAGCCCAAGGAACATTCTATTATTATTTTGCTTCTAAAGAAGCCATTTTAGAAGCTATATTTGCCCGCCATGTGACAACTATGCTCCTGGAAGTTCAGACCTTTTATTCCGACCAAAATACGGTATTAGAGAAATTACAACTATTTTTTAACCTTTTCTACAAATTATGCTACTGTGATGAACCTGGCCTAATTGGCAAGATTCTATATAAAGAAAAACAAGGTTTGTTAATTAATAGGCTTTGGCGGCAAATGCTACTCACTACACAGCCAATTTTTAAAGGAATCCTAGAGCAAGGCAACAAAGAAGGACTCACAAATGTCATACATATGGATGAAACATTTTCTTTTTTTGCTGGCATTATGGCTGCCTTACTGGAAGCTAGCTCGCCTTTAGAATTTGGTCATGAAGTAGATCCAGTCATTGTAGCGAATAAATTAGAAATTGCGGGAAAATTAATTGAGAATTTATTAGGAGCACCTGCTGGCAGCATTCATTTGAAGCCTCTTACATCATAA
- the dcuC gene encoding C4-dicarboxylate transporter DcuC — MLIFIGCIIILITIYLLVKQYETRMILFCAGVAMALVAGEPMAPLKAFSHAMLESKLFEAIISVMGFAMVMKVTECDKHLINALIKPLKKAGPLLIPASTLVTFFINTSITSSAGCSAAVGSILIPLMMAAGIHPAIAAACIYAGTYGAMFNPGYAQVAIIVNVAKSTPIDVVANHFPALLASGIIGAFSLLVVAYLKKENKGYELPGDRAVEDTLGNFKVNYLRAIVPLVPIALLVLGNMNVIPVLKQLAISHAMIIGVFCAFFVTRVSPAKISKEFWHGVGDSFGHVFGIIICALVFVGGMDAIGLVKALINAMISNPAIAKVSAGFGPFILGIVTGSGDAGAVAFNKVVTPEAAQFGLLPTDMGSMAAIGAALGRTMSPVAGGLIICATLAGTSPMEVAKRNAPGMFIACIVTMGLLLYK, encoded by the coding sequence ATGTTAATTTTTATTGGTTGTATTATAATTCTTATTACTATTTATTTGTTGGTCAAGCAGTATGAAACGCGTATGATCTTGTTTTGTGCTGGTGTGGCGATGGCTCTTGTCGCGGGAGAACCAATGGCTCCGTTAAAAGCTTTTTCTCATGCTATGCTGGAGAGCAAGCTATTTGAAGCTATTATATCTGTTATGGGGTTTGCTATGGTCATGAAAGTCACGGAATGCGACAAACACTTAATTAATGCTTTGATCAAACCGTTAAAAAAGGCTGGACCATTGCTTATTCCAGCATCAACGCTAGTGACTTTCTTCATTAATACTTCTATTACCAGCTCAGCAGGCTGTTCAGCAGCAGTTGGCTCTATTTTGATACCTCTCATGATGGCTGCAGGAATCCATCCCGCAATTGCCGCGGCTTGTATTTATGCAGGAACGTATGGAGCCATGTTTAACCCAGGATATGCTCAGGTTGCTATAATCGTTAATGTGGCGAAATCTACACCAATCGATGTTGTGGCCAATCATTTTCCAGCATTATTAGCTTCAGGTATTATTGGTGCATTCAGTTTATTAGTAGTTGCCTATCTGAAAAAAGAAAATAAAGGTTATGAACTGCCTGGGGATAGAGCAGTAGAAGATACTTTAGGTAATTTTAAGGTAAACTATCTGCGCGCCATCGTACCACTGGTTCCTATTGCACTTCTTGTCTTAGGCAATATGAATGTAATTCCTGTACTAAAACAATTGGCTATTTCTCACGCGATGATTATTGGCGTGTTTTGTGCCTTTTTCGTTACCCGCGTAAGCCCAGCTAAAATTTCAAAAGAATTTTGGCATGGCGTAGGGGACTCTTTTGGACATGTATTTGGTATCATTATTTGTGCACTCGTTTTTGTAGGCGGTATGGATGCTATTGGTCTTGTTAAAGCTTTAATTAATGCCATGATTTCTAATCCTGCTATTGCCAAGGTAAGTGCAGGTTTTGGACCCTTTATTTTAGGAATTGTAACTGGTTCAGGTGATGCAGGAGCAGTTGCCTTTAATAAGGTGGTCACTCCTGAGGCTGCTCAGTTTGGCTTATTACCCACGGATATGGGAAGTATGGCAGCGATTGGTGCTGCACTGGGGCGTACGATGTCCCCAGTTGCCGGAGGCTTGATTATTTGTGCTACTCTAGCTGGTACTTCACCTATGGAAGTTGCCAAGCGTAATGCACCAGGCATGTTCATCGCATGTATCGTTACCATGGGATTACTGTTATATAAATAA
- a CDS encoding hydratase, translated as MVELIEQGIYLLKGQVMVKDADKLTVEEINNRLVYKGVAPLAETNINQEKARTGTIAFQILNNHNTTEDKKNLKLRFDALASHDITYVGIVQTAAASGLQEFPVPYVLTNCHNSLCAVGGTINEDDHVFGFSAARKYGGIFVPTHQAVIHQYMREMMAGCGKMILGSDSHTRYGALGTMAIGEGGGEIAKQLLERTYDIAYPEVIGIYLEGCPVPGVGPQDVALAIIKAVFKNGMVKNKVMEFVGPGIANLTVDYRNGIDVMTTETTCLSSIWRTDEQVEEYYKIHGRSEAYRKLEPQEVSYYDGLVKVDLSRIRPMIALPFHPSNAWTISELNQNMAEILHHVETEGRKQINNPNLTFQLTDKIVNGRLKVEQGVVAGCAGGTYENIVAMAQLLGQKSLGDFSLSVYPSSQPVFLELMNNRSIEKLTIAGASIRSAFCGPCFGAGDVPGNNALSIRHTTRNFLNREGSKPDNGQLASVALMDARSIAATALNRGIVTAATEFEFSPAMLPYTFNQEIYGNRIYQGFGTPHPEEELVFGPNIIPWPKIRSLPENLLLKVAAVIHDPVTTTDELIPSGETSSYRSNPLKLAEFTLSRRDPAYVGRAKAIQQVEFKRQELVAQGKGFAEIEDVFLANVAGEKTPEQLETLIKETGLGSLVFAVKPGDGSAREQAASCQRVLGGDANIAIEYATKRYRSNLINWGMIPFTINEEDKQKFAVDDLLYIPEIRQAIAAGADNVQGYIMHAASQESITLKIENLSKDDRDIILAGCLINYYAKINI; from the coding sequence ATGGTTGAACTAATAGAGCAGGGGATTTATCTTTTAAAAGGCCAGGTGATGGTAAAGGATGCTGATAAGCTTACAGTAGAGGAGATTAATAATCGTCTGGTTTATAAAGGTGTTGCGCCGCTGGCAGAAACCAATATCAATCAAGAGAAAGCTCGTACTGGTACGATTGCTTTTCAAATATTAAATAACCATAATACAACAGAGGACAAAAAGAATTTAAAGCTGCGTTTTGATGCATTGGCTTCTCATGACATTACCTATGTGGGAATTGTCCAGACAGCTGCTGCCAGTGGCTTACAAGAATTTCCTGTCCCTTATGTGCTGACAAATTGCCATAATAGCCTTTGTGCTGTTGGTGGTACCATTAATGAAGATGATCATGTTTTCGGGTTTTCAGCAGCTCGTAAGTATGGGGGAATCTTTGTTCCAACACACCAAGCCGTTATTCATCAGTATATGCGTGAAATGATGGCTGGATGTGGCAAGATGATTCTCGGCTCTGACAGTCATACTCGTTATGGCGCATTGGGAACCATGGCTATTGGTGAAGGCGGTGGGGAAATCGCCAAGCAGCTCCTTGAGCGTACCTATGACATTGCTTATCCTGAAGTCATTGGGATCTATCTTGAAGGTTGTCCAGTACCTGGTGTTGGGCCGCAAGACGTGGCTCTTGCTATCATCAAAGCTGTCTTTAAAAATGGTATGGTTAAAAACAAGGTCATGGAGTTTGTTGGACCAGGCATTGCCAATCTTACCGTGGATTATCGCAATGGCATTGATGTAATGACTACGGAAACTACCTGTCTATCTTCTATTTGGCGTACGGATGAACAGGTAGAAGAGTATTATAAAATTCATGGTCGTTCTGAAGCTTATCGGAAATTAGAGCCACAGGAAGTAAGCTACTACGACGGATTAGTGAAAGTGGATCTGAGTCGTATTAGACCAATGATAGCGTTACCTTTTCATCCTAGCAATGCCTGGACCATTTCTGAGTTAAATCAGAATATGGCGGAAATTCTGCATCACGTTGAAACCGAAGGTCGAAAACAGATTAATAACCCTAATCTTACCTTCCAACTGACAGATAAGATAGTTAACGGTCGCTTAAAAGTAGAACAAGGGGTTGTTGCTGGCTGCGCTGGCGGTACTTATGAAAATATTGTGGCAATGGCACAGCTGCTTGGACAAAAGTCTCTGGGCGATTTTTCCTTAAGTGTGTATCCTTCCAGCCAACCTGTATTTCTTGAGCTTATGAATAATCGCTCCATTGAAAAATTAACGATTGCAGGCGCTAGTATCCGATCGGCCTTCTGTGGACCGTGTTTTGGTGCTGGAGATGTTCCTGGGAATAATGCCCTTAGTATTCGTCATACTACACGAAATTTTTTGAATCGTGAAGGCTCTAAGCCTGATAATGGTCAATTAGCCTCGGTGGCCCTGATGGATGCTCGTTCCATTGCTGCGACTGCATTAAATAGGGGGATCGTAACGGCAGCTACTGAATTTGAATTTTCCCCAGCCATGTTACCATATACATTTAACCAAGAGATCTATGGCAATCGAATTTATCAAGGTTTTGGAACACCTCATCCTGAAGAAGAACTGGTTTTTGGACCCAACATTATTCCTTGGCCGAAAATACGCTCATTGCCGGAAAATTTATTGCTTAAGGTAGCTGCCGTGATTCATGATCCTGTTACTACGACAGATGAACTAATTCCTTCCGGTGAAACCTCGTCCTATCGCTCCAATCCGTTGAAATTAGCTGAGTTTACCTTGTCTCGCAGAGATCCTGCTTATGTGGGCAGAGCCAAAGCCATTCAGCAGGTAGAGTTCAAGCGTCAAGAACTAGTGGCACAAGGGAAGGGATTCGCAGAAATTGAGGATGTTTTCTTAGCAAATGTAGCAGGTGAAAAAACACCAGAACAGCTCGAAACCCTCATTAAAGAAACGGGACTTGGCAGTCTTGTTTTTGCCGTGAAACCTGGTGATGGATCAGCAAGAGAACAGGCGGCTTCTTGCCAAAGGGTCTTAGGTGGAGATGCAAATATTGCGATTGAGTACGCTACCAAACGGTATCGCAGTAATCTGATTAATTGGGGTATGATTCCTTTCACCATTAATGAAGAGGATAAGCAGAAATTTGCTGTGGATGATTTACTATATATTCCAGAAATTCGTCAAGCAATCGCCGCAGGGGCAGATAATGTGCAAGGCTATATTATGCACGCTGCTAGTCAAGAAAGCATTACTTTGAAGATCGAGAACCTCTCCAAAGATGATCGTGATATTATTTTGGCGGGATGCCTGATCAATTATTATGCCAAGATAAATATATGA
- the citF gene encoding citrate lyase subunit alpha gives MINGVGRDIPEKIAGIKNVAPYVDPFSNVPVGQITGPKIVANKPRSEKVLQSIEQAIDAAGLKDGMTISFHHHFRNGDYVLNMVIAAIARKGIKGLTLAPSSLNTINEEIIPYIEQGVITAVETSGARGKLGQLLTSGKLSKPTIIRSHGGRARAIECGELHIDIAFIGAPACDTYGNINGVEGKSACGSLGYAMVDAAYADKVVAITDHLVPYPLFPISIPQTQVDYIVQVESIGDPKGIASGALRISKDPRELLIAQYAATAIEYSGYFKQDYSIQLGSGGASLAAARFLKEKMKKQGITASFGLGGVTAPFIEMLEEGLIKAVYDVQDFDIPSIESIKKNRNHQEMSASFYANPHNRGPIVNQLDVVILSATEVDVDFNVNVITDSNGVIMGAVGGHQDTAAGAALSIVVAPLLRGRLPMVMDQVHTVCTPGATVDIIVTERGVAVNPQRKDLIKNLKAANLPMMDIEELRDLAYEFAGKPDPIQVSDKIAAVVEYRDGTLIDVIRTPL, from the coding sequence GTGATCAATGGAGTCGGCAGAGACATACCGGAAAAAATAGCAGGAATTAAAAATGTAGCGCCTTATGTTGATCCTTTTTCTAACGTGCCAGTCGGTCAAATCACAGGTCCTAAGATTGTTGCAAATAAACCACGATCCGAAAAAGTCCTACAGTCCATTGAACAAGCGATTGACGCAGCGGGGCTAAAAGATGGCATGACCATTTCCTTTCATCATCATTTCCGTAATGGCGATTATGTTTTAAACATGGTGATAGCTGCTATTGCTAGAAAAGGCATTAAAGGTCTGACACTGGCACCTAGTTCTCTTAACACCATTAATGAAGAAATCATTCCCTATATTGAGCAGGGTGTGATTACAGCAGTAGAAACCAGTGGTGCCCGAGGAAAGCTGGGGCAGCTTTTGACCAGCGGCAAACTCTCCAAACCCACCATTATTCGTTCTCACGGTGGACGGGCTAGAGCCATTGAATGCGGTGAACTGCACATTGACATTGCTTTTATTGGTGCACCTGCCTGTGATACCTATGGCAATATCAATGGCGTAGAAGGAAAATCAGCCTGCGGCTCTTTAGGATATGCAATGGTAGATGCAGCTTATGCGGATAAAGTAGTGGCTATAACCGATCATTTAGTGCCTTATCCTCTTTTTCCCATCAGCATTCCACAAACCCAAGTGGATTATATTGTGCAAGTAGAAAGCATTGGCGACCCAAAAGGGATTGCATCAGGAGCACTGCGGATTAGTAAAGATCCCAGGGAATTACTCATTGCCCAATATGCTGCAACAGCAATCGAATACTCCGGATATTTTAAGCAAGATTATTCCATCCAGTTAGGCAGCGGCGGAGCATCCTTAGCAGCAGCTCGTTTCTTGAAAGAAAAAATGAAAAAACAAGGCATCACAGCCAGTTTTGGTTTAGGTGGCGTAACGGCACCCTTTATTGAAATGTTGGAAGAGGGACTCATTAAGGCCGTATATGATGTACAAGATTTTGACATTCCTTCCATAGAATCCATAAAGAAAAATAGAAATCATCAGGAGATGTCAGCCTCTTTTTATGCCAATCCTCACAATCGGGGACCGATTGTAAATCAGCTTGACGTAGTGATTTTAAGTGCTACGGAAGTGGATGTGGATTTTAATGTCAATGTCATTACGGACTCCAACGGTGTGATTATGGGAGCTGTCGGCGGTCATCAGGATACGGCGGCAGGTGCTGCGTTATCAATTGTAGTAGCACCACTTTTGCGCGGTCGTTTGCCGATGGTGATGGATCAGGTACATACGGTTTGTACTCCTGGAGCAACGGTGGATATCATTGTTACTGAGCGGGGAGTCGCGGTTAACCCTCAGCGTAAAGATTTAATTAAAAACCTAAAGGCAGCCAATCTTCCTATGATGGATATTGAAGAATTAAGAGATCTTGCTTATGAATTTGCCGGAAAACCCGACCCGATTCAAGTGAGTGATAAAATAGCTGCGGTGGTTGAATACCGGGATGGAACTTTGATTGATGTGATTCGAACGCCGCTATAA
- a CDS encoding aldolase/citrate lyase family protein: MKLRRTMMFVPGNNPGMLINAGIYGADTIIFDLEDSVALSEKDAARHLVYNAMKSIRYSCEVAVRINHISTPFGYKDLETILAVKPDLIRLPKAETAADIEEIDELITAAEIKHGFRPGSINMMAAIETAKGIRNAYDIAAASPRMVAIAIGGEDYLADLQTSRTKDGKEFFAGRGQLILAAREAGIHAIDTVFGDVNNEEDFIAETTRIKEMGFDGKSVVNPRQINIVHEIYAPTEKEIDHAQRVIAAYEESLARKSGVVSLNGKMIDIPVVKRAQRTLAYANAVGKNERGTTL, encoded by the coding sequence ATGAAATTACGCAGAACCATGATGTTCGTACCCGGCAATAATCCAGGCATGCTAATCAATGCAGGAATCTATGGCGCAGATACCATTATCTTTGATTTAGAAGATTCTGTGGCCCTTAGCGAGAAAGATGCGGCCCGTCATTTGGTATATAACGCCATGAAATCCATCCGCTATTCTTGTGAAGTTGCAGTACGCATTAATCATATCAGCACTCCTTTTGGCTATAAAGATTTAGAGACCATCTTGGCCGTAAAACCTGATCTTATACGCCTGCCTAAAGCAGAAACAGCTGCTGACATTGAGGAAATTGATGAGCTGATTACTGCTGCAGAAATAAAACATGGATTTCGTCCTGGCAGCATCAACATGATGGCTGCCATTGAAACAGCAAAGGGAATCCGCAACGCTTATGATATTGCTGCAGCAAGCCCGCGAATGGTAGCAATTGCAATCGGAGGGGAAGATTACTTAGCGGATTTACAGACTTCTCGAACCAAAGACGGCAAAGAATTTTTTGCCGGCAGAGGACAATTGATCCTGGCAGCCAGAGAAGCAGGGATTCATGCCATAGACACTGTATTTGGTGATGTCAACAATGAAGAAGATTTTATTGCGGAAACCACTCGTATTAAAGAGATGGGCTTTGATGGCAAATCCGTAGTCAATCCACGACAAATAAACATCGTGCATGAAATCTACGCACCAACGGAAAAAGAAATTGACCATGCTCAAAGAGTCATTGCAGCCTATGAAGAATCATTGGCCCGTAAATCCGGCGTTGTGTCCTTAAATGGGAAAATGATTGATATACCAGTAGTAAAGAGGGCGCAAAGAACTCTGGCATATGCCAATGCAGTTGGCAAGAACGAAAGGGGGACAACATTGTGA
- the citD gene encoding citrate lyase acyl carrier protein, with translation MLQIIEPSQAGTVESNDILIILTPVSADKGIHVELTSPVLKKYGRQINNVIQEVLREQGIDAVHVSANDRGALDCTIRARMMTAIDRAAAKEVLG, from the coding sequence ATGTTACAAATTATTGAGCCAAGCCAAGCTGGCACAGTTGAGTCAAATGACATCTTAATCATTCTTACGCCTGTCTCAGCAGATAAAGGAATTCATGTTGAGCTGACCAGTCCCGTGCTGAAAAAGTATGGGCGTCAAATCAACAATGTGATTCAGGAGGTCTTGCGCGAGCAAGGTATTGATGCTGTCCATGTATCAGCTAATGATAGAGGTGCTTTAGATTGTACAATTCGAGCTCGTATGATGACGGCAATTGATAGAGCAGCAGCCAAGGAGGTGCTAGGATGA